In the genome of Silurus meridionalis isolate SWU-2019-XX chromosome 17, ASM1480568v1, whole genome shotgun sequence, the window ctataaaaatgttttacaagcCTGCTTTCACTGTGCTCACCATCCACTATTCCATTAAACACCACATTCATGACCATAGTGTAGTGCAGTTGTAAGTGGCCTGCTGGTGGCTTTTTGTGCTCAAGTCAAcactttttaaccttttttccCTTCTTGTCTTGTGAGTTTCTTTTCGTACTTCATGGCAAAAATGTGCACTGTGGACAACTAGTATTgtcacttttgtgtgtgtgtatcgacATGGTAATTCAgaaatgggggggggggggaatccAGGATAATCTAAAGGCTACAGAAGATTTTAGCACAGTTTGGTGATCTCTCGCAGCttgaagctctgtgtgtgtgtgtctgtctgtctgtgtgtgtgtgtgtgtgtgtgtgtgtgtgtgtgtgtgtgtgtgtgtgagacaaagaTGCGTTTTACATCACACATTTCTGTGTAAAAGTAGGTGGTACATTATAATGTAATTGTCAGATAGTCTGCAGCTTTTTTTAACATAGACTATAGGTGCAGTGCCTGTGGATTCACCATTTAGAGTTTATCTGCAGTTCACGTTCCTCTGATACTGCGGTGCCAATAAAGGTCTCGGATCAGATCAGCTTTGAGGTTATTCATGCCGCTGTGAAATGATATGACTCAGAAATACAATGTATTTACTGTGAAAAATACAGCACCAACAGGGTGCTGCATTGCTTATTAGTTCTTGAAATGCTGTTGTTTTATGCTGATGGTTGTTTTTTCCAGGAGAATGTGGCAGTTCTCGAATATTTTACTGTCACACCCATTATTGGTGTAGATGACTGTGATGTAATTCACCTGGTAGAACAGTAGATACACTATAAACATTGCATTCCAACATTTGTTTTTACCCCActaacaaaaaccaaaaaagttACAATGGTTTATAAAAGTTTAAATCTCATCAACCAAACATTTTACCGGTTTTATTTCCTGAAATTAGATTAAGTTTATTAAGCTGATAATAATACTCATTTATAAAGACTTTCTTTTATGTGGTAGCCTAATTTTGCAAGTTTTCAAATAAGCTAGAAACAAAAGGTAACGTGTAATGTAAAATCACCACACAAGTAGATCaaagtaaaaattattattaaaagattcttataaaaataaggataaaataaataaataaaataaaccagaaaaaaaacaatgcacagaATCTAGTAAAATGACAGAGTAAGTGTATTGGTTAAATATGTCTAAAGAGATtggtaaacaaacagaaatgtatcatttatataaaaaatttataaataaaaaaaaagattgaacgCTAATAGATAGGCTTTTATTATAGgctgtataatgtataaaacaaaataatggatgtaaatataatataatgactAAATAGTCTCTGTATCAGTATTGtactcaataaaataaaataaaaagagtagTAGTAAAAATTCTGATATCACAGACCCTGAGTGGTCACCAGACCCCAAGTAATAATCAGGTATGATTGGGGAAACTGAGCTGCTCAATCTGCAAAAATAAGATGTAAAGTGGTAAAAGTCACTCGTCAGCTCTGGCcaacaataaaacattgtaaatGCATTGTACAACCTGTGTGTTAGCATTCCTGTCACAGCTCACATTGTGTGCACTTTTGTGAATTCCTGAAACGGCTTAGACAAGTACTTTGTGGTGTTAagttaatgtgtttattttatatatatatatatgagcaatttaaaaattttaattttatttaaaattaattaagacacttaagaacagaaaagaaattgattatacataaaaatacagtggggtcagttcggacgtagcacagtgctcatttagtaaatgcacagataaacaatatgctaattgtggccGTTAATTTTAAGTTAACGTTCTGCCAAGTCgtccaaataaaacactgcatgggaacgGCGTTGGCgtgttagttgcagtgcactagtacattagttgcagtgttcgctgcagtgcactatgcaacaagctattgtaaacaagctaacattaactagataagtcatattttaatcgagtcacattcatggaaaattacatcggtaatcagcatttttgccgcaaccaatttatgaatgagtctgcatctacTACATTAAaaagaatcgctttatttaaagtgaataaaataccctacttaatggagttgaacattaattgagccgcagccacacacctgactctgtgtgtagagaaggtgagatgaactgggaaagcaggcagtgggtcaaaccactgtgaggaaggggaggggggaaaccaactgtttctaaatgcagtttttgcgtgttttttttttttttttttttcttttttacctacacaattatttaggtatacatacatatatttttcacaatagagagtgcgatttttttttttttgtttgtttgttttttttttggggggggacaATCCTCGGATGGGGGGGGGGGTTCCATGTCCCCTCCGTCCCCCctgggatttacgcccatgtataaaatataaaatgtcagtGTCTTCGAGCACCATTAAGCCTAAAGTAAGTGCTCAGAATGTGATTAGATTTGTATAAACCTTTTTGTGcgcatttgttttgtttctgtataGGTTGTGACCGGGGGCCACTACGATGTCGATTGTCGCCTGGAGGATCCGGACGGTACAGTTCTctacaaagaaatgaagaagCAGTACGACAGTTTTACGTTCACTGCTGCAAGAAATGGAACGTACAAGTTCTGCTTCAGCAACGAATTCTCTACCTTCACACACAAGACTGTCTACTTCGACTTCCAAGTCGGCGACGATCCTCCACTTTTCCCCAACGAGAACCGAGTGACCGCTCTGACACAAGTACGCGATTTCACACTTCTGACAATGCGCAATAATATGATTACATCACTGATCTTGTCTATTCAACAAACGTCACAGATACGAGTTGCATAGTTTTGGGTGCAGATCACTGAACATTTCTAAAAccttattttgttcttttttgtttttcgtcAGATGGAATCGGCGTGTGTCTCCATCCACGAAGCCCTGAAGTCTGTGATTGATTACCAGACCCATTTCCGACTGCGGGAGGCGCAGGGGCGCAGCAGAGCAGAAGATCTGAACACCAGGGTTGCCTTCTGGTCCATTGGGGAGGCGTTTATACTCCTGGTGGTCAGCATCAGTCAAGTCATCCTGCTCAGGAGCTTCTTTTCagacaagaaaaccacaacAACCCGCGTCGGATCCTAACATCTCCAAGTCATTGTTATTTTTGATCCGTGTTTctcgagcacacacacacacacacacacacacacacacacacacacacaagggacTAAAGGCTATTGCCATGGTTCATTTTCCAATTTTAGAGCTACAtacttaatgtttatttaaagatgTATCTGTTTGGTTTTACATCTTCTAGGCGTGTGTATGGATTAATATTCATATCCAAGAAACGATATTTTCAGTGGTTAGGAAGCAAACCTCTTAATTTATTGTGCAGGTGTGTTTAATTTTTACACTGCTTTCTTTAATTGTCCAAAAAAAGGGGGCTACTTAACACACACTTAGCACTGCAGATCTGTTAATGAGCGCATGTTTGGGGCCGCTGAAAGATCTGATTCTTTGTGGTGCTTAGAAATCAGCAGAAGTATTAGATGAGTATCATCAGATATTTTCAAAAGCACGCTAGAAACGCACTGGGATAACCTCGTTATTTGAAACGGAGCCTGTTTTCATACTTTCAGTTTAGTACTTTGCGTTTGGATGCAAATGTTCAGtctttatttgggttttttattGATCTGAAGACATTCTTTTTGTTCTGTCATCCGTTTGCTGTGGCTCTGCTGTTACATTCTTAATGGAAGCTTGTTTTTGAACAGCTGGATTTTTGTCCCATAATTTGCAGAATGTATAATTAATGAACAGcgcattaaaaaagaaaattaataagGACTGAAGTGTAGTCCTATATATTGACTGATTTATGTATGAAACAAAAACTGAATGGTGGTCATACGAATGTTATTTGCTCACAGGTGAAGTTGACAACGTAGTCACTCCAGATGGTTTGGCATCGAGTTTGAGCAGGTTTTTGACTGTGTAAATACAGTCCTTTTTCTGAGTATACACTACCCTGCTGTTTCAGGCGTGCCTGTCATCAGATGTAAGGTAGTGATCAAGTGTGTTCAGGAACACTGCATGGTAGTGAATCTCACTGACTACCTGTATATGAGAAAAGGAACTTCAAGTCTGTGGCTGGAGAGCTTTATTTGTTCGACAGTTTAGAATTGAAGCTAATACGATTGCAGCTGCATGCGTCAAATGATCGTCAGATGCAGCCACCGATTGGATCTAAATAAATAAGCTAAATAAAAGCACCAGTTGGTGTGAGTTTTTGTGTTTAGCTAATATGTAAACTTTTCTGATGATATACTTggtattttgtgtttaaaaatatagtTTGCAATGATTATAATTTAGACttctaataaaaatgattcGTATCATAAGGCCTGTTGGTTTTAAGTGTGGGTTAAGTAGCAGGTTTTACTTTTTTCATATATGGTTGTCTAAAGCATTGTGgtcacagttttttttgttttttgttttttactgtcTTCACAGGAACTATATTCTGTGCGTGCTAGTGTTTGCCTTGGGTTcccttttttcttccattttcacttttttctccAGTAATCATATTATTTCAAGATACTCTTCAGAATTAAAAAATTGACATTGTTTAACTACAtccagtgaaaaaaaagaacagtgatATCTTAtgtacaaaatgaataaatctggAACACGTGATCTCGTCTTGCCGGTCTCTTGGATGTCGTGTGAATAGTGTGGTTGTACTGCTTTTCTTTTACCACCAGGGGGCAATGTGTGCAAATATAGATTAAACTTCTAAGAAGAGCCTTTTTTGCCGACTTTCTAATTTTCAGCAGtcgcacaacacacacacacacacacacacacacacacagtacgaAATGTTTGGACAAACCTTCTCctgtagtgttttttctttatttcaattattttcaacattaatactgaagacatccataCTATTAAAGAATGTGTATGGAATTATCTATTAAACTAAGACGTGATAAACCCATGTTTTAAATGATCGATTCTTGGAAGtagctgcaaaatgctgtggtagctaTGCAGGCTAAGTGTGCGCACAATTTTGACTTAAATCACCAACCCTGTCTCCAGAAAAGcacctccacaccatcacacctccccctccatgcttcacagtgggaacgaCACATTCAGGAACTGTTCGTTCACCCGCTCTGTCGAACAAGACACGGACTCATCATACCACAGCACAGTTTTCtactgatctaatgtccatttGCCTTTGTGTTTCTTGGGAcaagcaagtctcttctgtCTCTTATTGTGCTTCCGAAGTAATGGTTTCCAAGCTGCAATTCGACCATGAAGGGGATGTTGGAATATATCTGCCACTTAATCTAAGAAAAGCATTTATGTACATTGGTGGTCTAAAGGCTGGTAGTTTGAAAAAACcctatcctctgcagcagaggtagctcttggtcttcctttctgGGACTGTCCTTATGAGAGCTTGTTTCATCATAGTGTTgaatggttttggagactgcagATTTTTCAGGCTTTTTAGATTAAATTTGATCAAACTTTATAGTCATTGTGCAGAGTAGAAATAAAGGGCCAATGCAGTTAGCATCGaaacagaagtgcaaatagcaatgtatataaatagataaaatgtaaatatataaaaactacaAATGTACAATAAACCTATTGTGGGCATGCAAAATGTGAAGACAATAGTTGTTATAtatatggatagatagatagatagatagatagatagatagatagatagatagatagatagatagatagatagaaacattgtgtaaatatctattataatcacaaacatatatatatatatatatatatatatatatatatatatatatatatatatatatatatgtgcgtgtgtacatatattatacatatatgtaaatataagcattttaacaacaaaatattttatgtgaaACACCCTGATTGCTGAAAATCCAGTCGTCGTGAGCAACCTCTCGAGCGTTTGATGGTCGTGACTACCAAAATCTGTTGTTTACGTTGGATTAGACGTCGCGAGGAGACCCGCCGGTTCTGATTGGCCAGACTCCACGCCAATCATGAAAGGGGCGGGAGTAATGTGATTTTAACGGGAAGCTGCCGAGGCGCGAGAGCAgcctctgtcacacacacacacacacacacactcacttcctTATTCGTCgtaaggaaaaaagaaagtatcGTGAGAGGACGACACCTGAAACACATAAGCAGGGACAAAAGCCGCGGGATTgggattgttgttttatttccttGAAGGATTGAATATTGAATTAATGCGGAGGGAAAACGCCGGAACATTAAGCAGCTTCGAGCCGTATGCTAAGCTAGTAGCGCTGTGAGCTAAGCGGGGGTGGCGAGTCTGCGCTCGGATTCCAGCACAACGGCTTTGATTTACATTCGGATAAATTCGCTATAATTCACCCAAAGCCGAGAGTTATGATGAGAAACCCATTAACGCCAAGGGATCTGAGCGGCTCTCGTGCTGTCATGGTTCTGTTAGTCGACTGAGGTACACCGAGCAGCGGATTGAGCTTCGACCGACGTCGAGGAGGAACGACAACAAGGTATCAGTCGGCCACTTGCTAAGCCGAGTAGCTGCGTAGCTAATGCCTACTAGCTAAAGCAAGAGGACATTAAAGTGTATAAACATCGGGAAAATGTGGTAACTCTTTTAAGATTATAAAACCAAATCAGTTTATGGGTATTGTGACTAATGTAGTAAACATTTCTGGAATTTGGCCCTGACTGTTCTAGCTTGCTAGTTTAATAGCCCAGTGCATTTTTAGCCTTTTAACATTTGTCATGatctgatctaaaaaaaaaaaaaaaagctgtctttatctcatttatatcgCAATCGAGACCTTGTATAGAGTTTAGAAAATATCCAGAATgcagattattttaataaatgctaGCTAGTTTAGCACAGGGCTATCTATATCTGTGTTCATGTTCTTTTGAGTTGAAAGATCGTGATGAATTCTGCTCTTCAGACTCAAATATATTCGAAACATACTACTCTGTGTACTATAggactatttcttttttcattttttgcttgcttgtgtataatataatgctTCAGATCCTCTGACATGAAGTACCTGAGCTCAGTGTTGTCTTGTATGTGTAGGAAGAAGGAGAGCAACCCCCCCCTCCGAATGCGATGGATTTAAAAACCGCCGTATTCAATGCAGCCCGAGATGGCAAGCTCAAGTTGCTTCAGAAgcttttggagaaaaaaaacgacCACGAGGTTACCAAGCTGATGTCCGAGAAAACAAACGGAGCGACGCCACTGTTAATGGCATCGCGCTACGGGCACCTGGATCTGGTCGAGTACCTTCTGGAGTGCTGCTGTGCCCCCGTGGAAGTCGGAGGCTCCGTCAATTTCGACGGCGAGACCATCGAAGGAGCCCCTCCGCTGTGGGCCGCGTCGGCGGCGGGACACTTGAAGGTGGTGCAGTCGCTCTTGGGCCATGGCGCTTCGGTGAACAACACCACGCTCACCAACTCGACCCCTCTGAGAGCCGCTTGCTTCGACGGCCACCTCGACATCGTCAAGTATCTAGTGGAACACAAAGCTGACTTGGAAGTGGCCAACCGGCACGGCCACACGTGCCTCATGATTTCTTGTTATAAGGGCCATAAAGAGATCGCGCAGTATCTGCTGGAGAGAGGTGCCGACGTTAATAGGAAAAGCGTCAAAGGTAAAATGCATGTAGTATCCCATTGCTCACGTGAAGCTGTTCGTCGAGTTTGAGACGTTTTAACTATTTTTAATCTGTCCTATGCGTCCGAGGTTTCGGTTTGTGCAGAACGAGATGTGTATAAGGTTTGTGATGTCTTCTTTAACAGTGAACCTCTCTGCATTCTGTAGGTAACACTGCCTTACACGATTGTGCTGAATCCGGAAGTTTGGAGATCATGAAAATGCTTCTGAAGTATGGCGCCACAATGGAAAAGGATGGCTATGGAATGACTCCTTTGCTCTCAGCCAGTGTCACAGGGCACACGAACATAGTAGACTTCCTCGCGCAACACCCTCAAACGAACAAAATGGAACGCATCAATGCTTTAGAATTGCTGGGTGCTACTTTTGTGGACAAAAAGAGGGATCTTCTGGGAGCTTTAAAATACTGGAAGAGAGCCATGGAGATGAGATACAACGACGGCAACAACATCCTTTTTAAAGGAGAACCTAAAGATCTTATAATGGCGTATGACTACGCGAAGGAGGCCGGGAGCATGGAAGAGCTGGACAGTTTGATCTCCGACCCGGACGAGATGCGAATGCAGGCTCTGCTTATTAGAGAACGCATCCTGGGCCCATCGCACCCAGACACGTCCTACTACATCCGGTACCGCGGAGCCGTCTACGCCGATTCAGGGAATTTTGAACGGTGCATCAACCTGTGGAAGTATGCTCTCGACATGCAGCAGAATAACTTGGACCCACTTAGTCCTATGACTGCCAGCAGCTTGCTCTCGTTCGCTgagcttttttctttcatgctgCAGGACCGTGCCAAAGGCCTTTTAGGGACCTGTGTCTCCTTTGACGACCTCATGGGCATCCTTAGCAAAAGCGTGTTGGAGATCGAGCGCGCCATGAAGCAGCGACAGCCTACGCCCGACCCGGCTCAGCTTAGCAAGGCACTCGCCATCATACTGCACCTCATCTGCTTGCTAGAGAAAGTCATGTGCACAGTCGAACAGGACCACTTTAAGAAAGAAACCATTTACAAGTTCCTCAAGCTGCAGCCGTGTGGGAAAAACGGCTACAGCCCCCTTCACCTGGCCGTGGACAGAAACACGACGTGTGTTGGCCGCTACCCCGTCTGCAAGTTCCCCTCATTCCAGGTGACCTCCATCCTTTTAGAGTGCGGCGCCGACGTTAACTGCCGCGACGAAGACAATAACAGTCCTCTGCACGTGGCCGCCTCCAACAACCACCCCGACATCATGAAGCTGCTTATCGCAGGCGGCACGCACTTCGACAGCACCAACTCCTTCAGGCAGACTGCGTGTGACCTGCTGGACGAGAAAGAGATGGCCAAGAACCTGATTCAGCCCATCAATCACACCACGCTGCAGTGCTTGTCCGCTCGCACCATCATCAAGTACAATCTCACGTATAGAGGAAATATTCCAGAGAAGCTTGAGGCTTTTGTGCTGCTGCACAGATAATGACTAAGGCTCTGTCATGGTTGGTTTTAAAAAGTGTCTCAGAGCACGGAACTCATTTCGAGTTCCTTTTCTCCACATGTACGGTTTGTACAAAATAAGGAGCTCATTAACGACTTTGACAAAAGATCATTTCTGTTTTGTGTGCATGCCTGATATTTTCAGCCACAcaatgcttaattttttttgtctttttgttttatttttggttgttttatttttttcctctgcagtTTTGCCTGATCCCTCTGCTTTGTATTTGTCTCTATGCAAAGGTGATGGGATATGTCTAACTTAATTCCCCCTTTTATCTTGCTGGCATCTGCACAATACTATTGTATTGCTTCCCTTTTCAGAATCCCATGGTTACGCcctcatttcattcatttttgtctgttttcgGGAACAGAATGCATTACTCGTTACTCCCTTCGAGCACACAGAAGCTTTATGACGTGGTTGACGTTACGTGAAAACCATAAGTGCTTTATCTCTCCTATGCACAGCGTATGATCTTGCGACTGTTCCATGTTCCTGGACTGTGCCACTGTTTTCTAACTGCCCGACTACTGTCATCATTTTCTCCAGTTTATCTTGACTTGACTGCAAGccttcagtgaaaaaaaaaatatattttttttttctttttaaataatatattcaaagATTATGTCTGGAGGCTGTTTTCGTAGTCCCCTGAACCCACGTGTTTTCAGCAAGCTATCATTTGAAAAACGGTTGGATCGGTTTTCTTCATTTACAGAACGCATCGTGTTGAAATCTTCTCGGCGCACCGGGCCAACGAatcaatttagttttttttttcttattcctgACAATGTTTGTAAAATACAGTATCATTCACACAAATTCTTACTCTAGATCCATTTTTTTGGCGAATAACAAGGGCTTTTCTTACTTAGGCACACATTTCACAGCAGAAGAAACAAATGTACAGTCCTAGCTCTCAGAAAACATGCACTTTATTGCAGTGGAGTTTCGAAATTCCTTTTCCAATGGCTTGTCAATGTTCCCGGAGCATATTCAACAATAAAACTATGGTTGcacttcttttattctttttctctttggtggtttttgtgtatttatttatttatttgttaattctAGAAACCAAGAAGTGGGAATTTTTCTGGGTTACTGTTTTAACTCTAAATAGGTAAATCCCAGGCTTTGGCCACTTCCTTGTGTCACAAACTTGCAGAGTCATGCAGCGTTCTCAAGTGATCATCATACTGGAACAGCT includes:
- the tmed7 gene encoding transmembrane emp24 domain-containing protein 7, with protein sequence MMLGGRGLGVLVQMLCAQLLWGRVWGSELTFELPDNAKQCFYEDITIGTKCTLEFQVVTGGHYDVDCRLEDPDGTVLYKEMKKQYDSFTFTAARNGTYKFCFSNEFSTFTHKTVYFDFQVGDDPPLFPNENRVTALTQMESACVSIHEALKSVIDYQTHFRLREAQGRSRAEDLNTRVAFWSIGEAFILLVVSISQVILLRSFFSDKKTTTTRVGS
- the fem1c gene encoding protein fem-1 homolog C → MDLKTAVFNAARDGKLKLLQKLLEKKNDHEVTKLMSEKTNGATPLLMASRYGHLDLVEYLLECCCAPVEVGGSVNFDGETIEGAPPLWAASAAGHLKVVQSLLGHGASVNNTTLTNSTPLRAACFDGHLDIVKYLVEHKADLEVANRHGHTCLMISCYKGHKEIAQYLLERGADVNRKSVKGNTALHDCAESGSLEIMKMLLKYGATMEKDGYGMTPLLSASVTGHTNIVDFLAQHPQTNKMERINALELLGATFVDKKRDLLGALKYWKRAMEMRYNDGNNILFKGEPKDLIMAYDYAKEAGSMEELDSLISDPDEMRMQALLIRERILGPSHPDTSYYIRYRGAVYADSGNFERCINLWKYALDMQQNNLDPLSPMTASSLLSFAELFSFMLQDRAKGLLGTCVSFDDLMGILSKSVLEIERAMKQRQPTPDPAQLSKALAIILHLICLLEKVMCTVEQDHFKKETIYKFLKLQPCGKNGYSPLHLAVDRNTTCVGRYPVCKFPSFQVTSILLECGADVNCRDEDNNSPLHVAASNNHPDIMKLLIAGGTHFDSTNSFRQTACDLLDEKEMAKNLIQPINHTTLQCLSARTIIKYNLTYRGNIPEKLEAFVLLHR